ttaaatatacaataaatGTACTAAGaagtatttaatataaatgtaaaatactttaaattaaatataatatattcaattttaaggcaatatattcaatttaaatatggaaataattaatttaaatatgaattatATTTAGATCAAAGGGTAAGTGAAATCGTTTCCATTTTAATATCTTCCTTCTAGCATAGAGCCTTTTCGAGCCTCAGGGTCTATTCTGTTGGCTTATGGCAATTTTTGATGAAAATTTGTTAACGAACGACGGATCTGCAAGGGTGTCAAATGGTCACCTTCGGCCGTTTCTTTTTTGATCCCTCTTTGTTGCTGATGCAGTTGTGGAGGCTGTTTGCgggggctgttgttgttgtatgaGTAGCTGCATGTAATTGCCGCCATTTGTGTTGTCATCGCCGCCATCCTAGCCACATGCACCCCCACTATACCTACCTGTTggcagacggacggacggacagacagacaggtcGGAAGACGAAGAAGTGTTTTGCAATCATCGCCATCATCTTACGCTTTCTCAGGGCTTGTGTAACTTTTGCCAGTTTGTTCAAGTTTTTGCGTTATTCCTGCTGGTACCATACCAGCCCATTAACCCACCGCCCCCCGCCACACTCATTATGATTAGTGCATTTTATTAGCATTTTAATGCAATTcgtttatttgaaaaatatatatgaatggATTAACTTAAGGCGAAGGGGATTCTCACAGCAAAAATGATCCCTACTGAGAGTCTCTATGATAAGTACATACTTCTGGGCACTCAATCCAACAAGGAATCTGGGGACGATTACTTAGGTTTCGCTATCATTCTGAATCAGGTTTCTTATAAACGTATTTGTATAAACATTTCCTTATTTTATGGGAATTTATTCAAACAATATCTATTACAAAGATCAAATGTTTTTTTACTTAACGAAGAAATGTTTTTGGAAGCGATCAAATGTCCCTAGATTAGTGTCCCAATTGCCAATATATAACGTGAAATTATATACTTGTGCAATGCAGCTTTTAAATACTCTACAGAGTGGTGTCGCGTTTCGGTGCGAATGGGTTGGGTGGTGTGGGTAAATTTGGGTCCCATTCACAGACGAAGGCCAACTTCTTATCACACTTTTCCACACCCATGACCAGTTCTGTGCCCGTAAACTCCATATAGACGCAGTAGCCATCGCCGAAGCGGGTCTTTGGTGGCTCCTTCTTCACAAAGTTGGTATAGTTCATGGGCAGGGCGTCATTGTGCCAGTAGAAGTCGTAGAGTGTTTTGTGATCAATATCGTCCGGATTGGACAGGCGTCCGCGATGACCGCCGCACCAGAAGACAGCATGGGTGGCGGCGTGTGCCTTGTACTTCAAGTAGTAGGCAATTTGTTTCATTTCCTCGACCGTTCGAACAGTTACCAGCCGGGACTTGTCATCAATAGCCTCGCAGCCTAGGTTCGCATGAAGCCAACCCATCTAAAGTCGATGAGACTCGAATAATTCGGGCCCTTGTGGCGgattcaaatgcaaatactCACTACGACGGGCACACTGAGAACCCGAGTCTTGAAGGTGACCTTGTAGTACTCGTAAGTGGGCTACAAAAAGGGAATCATTAGAGAGAACCCCGGCACACGGATGGCTTACGTACGACCTTGTTGGAGGAGAAGAAATAGCACCGTCCACCGATGTTCACAAAGGGCTTCGAGCAGTAAGCTGGGAAGGCATAAGACCATAAATACAATCAATATTTAATTGGGAAGAGAGATGAACGGTGAAACTCACGGTGCCAGTAGTCCTGAAAGTGGATGGTGGCACCCAGGAGCAGGATGAATGATATGCACACAAACGATTTCCCCATAGACGGCATTTCGATCAGGTATTAACTGAAAACTGTGCCTCAGCCAGAGCGTACATGGGCCTTTTATAGACTCCGCCACATCTGGCAGAGCCCTAACGTTTGGCGTGGCACCACCGATATGTATCATGTTTACATTCGAGCCCAGGAAAGGTCTGACTAGCCTTTCGTTTAACGTATGATTGTACACCTTTTACTTCTGCACAGTGCATTTCTGCGAACCGAACCTTTCCATAGCAGTTGTTGAAAAATGATCAAGCCATTGAAGAAATAAAACACTCCCTGCGTGTGTGGTATCGAATCAATAAGCAGACATCTTGCATCATTCCACTGAATGAAAGACAGAAAATGTACGTAAAATACAGACTCTAAACAATATTGATAATTAAACTCAAAAGAAGAGATTAAATGCAGTTACATGAACGTTTGAAAGATCTCAGACTTGACTCTCATCGCAGAAGCGGTCAATGCTGACGATTTCATTGTTGGAGCCCATCAGATTCAGGGTGGGGGCCATCAGAGTCAGGGTGGGAACAGATGGATTCCTATCGGCATGAGTGGGGCTCAGCGCCCCAATCGAACGATGCTCCTGTGGATTGTTGTTAGTCGTGTAGTGAGCAGATGACAATTGCCTTTTGGATGAGGATGCGTGCAGGCCGGCACGCTCCTCCATCAGCTCCGTGTAGAGCTGTTCGACCAGTTCACGGAAGAGCGTGGGATTCACGTTGATGCTGACGCCCATGAGGACGAACCAGTCCCCGTATCCGGCGGTGGACAGCACCTCGCGAACATGCGACTTGGGCATGCCGCGCAGATGGGTGCGCAGCAGCTGGAGCCGCAAGTGGGAGCAGAAGACGAGAGCGAGGCGGTACAGGATGTTCAGGGCGGACAGCATGGCGATGAACAGGAACCACACATACAGCACGGCGAAGATCTTCTCGTTCAGGATGTTCAGCGGCAGGACGCAGAGGATGTCGAGCACGTTCGGACTGCCGCTGGGCCCGTACACAAACATCTCGCACTTGGCCACCTTGGGAAAAACCCGCGAGCTCATCATGTTCCACAGCTGCCAATCGTACACGGGTATGGCGGCCAGGGCGTGTATGTACTTGTGCCAGAACCCATTGAACACCACATCCATAAGCCAAAAGTTCAGTATCTGCTGGAATGCTTTATAGATTAGAGAGGAGCCTAAGCCTGGAGCGACGGGCTTACAAGGCGTATACTTACGCTGATCAGTAGGTTGAGCATCTCGCAGAAGGTATACTTGATGGCATAGCAGCAGtggatgctggaaaatttcgCCCGAAAGTACTTGGTGAGCATCTGGAGCCGGGTGCGG
The sequence above is a segment of the Drosophila pseudoobscura strain MV-25-SWS-2005 chromosome X, UCI_Dpse_MV25, whole genome shotgun sequence genome. Coding sequences within it:
- the LOC6901572 gene encoding uncharacterized protein encodes the protein MPSMGKSFVCISFILLLGATIHFQDYWHPYCSKPFVNIGGRCYFFSSNKVPTYEYYKVTFKTRVLSVPVVMGWLHANLGCEAIDDKSRLVTVRTVEEMKQIAYYLKYKAHAATHAVFWCGGHRGRLSNPDDIDHKTLYDFYWHNDALPMNYTNFVKKEPPKTRFGDGYCVYMEFTGTELVMGVEKCDKKLAFVCEWDPNLPTPPNPFAPKRDTTL
- the Inx6 gene encoding innexin inx6 isoform X1; this translates as MYAAVKPLSKYLRQKTVRIYDPIFTLHSKCTIVILLTCTILLSAKQYFGEPILCISTSSHTEYIQSYCWTMGTYILPTESNSSAGLFLRGLPPADFNRSDLRRLMARDQQFVRIISIAEGVGPEKRGVTKRLYLRYYQWVFMILLFQSLLFYLPSYLWKVWEGHRMAQLCCEVAGAIILEDTYRTRLQMLTKYFRAKFSSIHCCYAIKYTFCEMLNLLISQILNFWLMDVVFNGFWHKYIHALAAIPVYDWQLWNMMSSRVFPKVAKCEMFVYGPSGSPNVLDILCVLPLNILNEKIFAVLYVWFLFIAMLSALNILYRLALVFCSHLRLQLLRTHLRGMPKSHVREVLSTAGYGDWFVLMGVSINVNPTLFRELVEQLYTELMEERAGLHASSSKRQLSSAHYTTNNNPQEHRSIGALSPTHADRNPSVPTLTLMAPTLNLMGSNNEIVSIDRFCDESQV
- the Inx6 gene encoding innexin inx6 isoform X2, with amino-acid sequence MYAAVKPLSKYLRQKTVRIYDPIFTLHSKCTIVILLTCTILLSAKQYFGEPILCISTSSHTEYIQSYCWTMGTYILPTESNSSAGLFLRGLPPADFNRSDLRRLMARDQQFVRIISIAEGVGPEKRGVTKRLYLRYYQWVFMILLFQSLLFYLPSYLWKVWEGHRMAQLCCEVAGAIILEDTYRTRLQMLTKYFRAKFSSIHCCYAIKYTFCEMLNLLISILNFWLMDVVFNGFWHKYIHALAAIPVYDWQLWNMMSSRVFPKVAKCEMFVYGPSGSPNVLDILCVLPLNILNEKIFAVLYVWFLFIAMLSALNILYRLALVFCSHLRLQLLRTHLRGMPKSHVREVLSTAGYGDWFVLMGVSINVNPTLFRELVEQLYTELMEERAGLHASSSKRQLSSAHYTTNNNPQEHRSIGALSPTHADRNPSVPTLTLMAPTLNLMGSNNEIVSIDRFCDESQV